Genomic segment of Hippocampus zosterae strain Florida chromosome 12, ASM2543408v3, whole genome shotgun sequence:
ATGGGACCATGAAGTATCCTGTGAAAAACTAGATCCATAACACCTCTTATATACTTAAAACCGCAAAGAGGTGAGCCTTTAATTCACATTCTTATATTTGACTGCAGTGCACTGCTGTTGCTGCTACACTatgcaaaaaagtatttttttttaattgttttatttttttattttcatagacCACAAATTCTGAACAAAGTTTGGAGACACTTGTAAATGTGTATTTGCATTCACTGGTCTTTGTCCTATTTTTACCACTACTTTGGATTGTCTTCTGCTAACAAAGCCAGACAACCTGTTAGATCAGTGCTGGGAGAGCAATTAATGTATCACGGCAGTAACATTCACAAAGAATACACTTGGCAAACGATCCTTCCTTGGTCATCATATGCTCTGTTAACTTTGGTGTTAGACTTCATAGAGCAGGGCAGTCAATTTTCCAATGAGACCCATATGAGAAGATGGAACTGTGATCGAGAACCATGCCAACGAGCTCTTAATTGTGTTTCTGCCACAACAatgatttataaataagattcaACAGGGTGACTTTAGTTATGTGCTTTTCAAGTTGTATATATTTTGGCAAGGGGGCGGGAGGTTGTACGATTTTGTTCAAAATGTTACATGGACTGTCTGAAGAAAGTAATTTGATGGATTATTTTGTCGCGTTTTTGAACATTCAAAACTTAATTTATGATTTGTGCTTATGTCCGTGCTTTTGAGAAAAGCATCATTTCCAAGAGGAAGCACTTTTCACATCATCTGtaaagaaaataacatttagaTCATTTTTTGGGAAAGGAGATACAAATTTCAAAGGGCATTAAAACAACCTTGTCAAAATAGAGTAATATCAATGTTGTTAGGTTTTTGTGTAAGCAAAAgattaagcagaaaaaaattattacaaTTGGTAGTCagatacagtgccctccataattattggcacccctggttgagatgtgttttttagcttccaattattttattttttttctaaataatatgggaccttaatggaaaaaaagagaaaaatccaaccttcaatacaagtgcatttattcagtggggaaaaaatcccacataaagaaataattatttgacatcaaatcacctgttccacaattattggcacccttaacaattcccaggaaataaatataattgaagcatttctgtcatttctacagtagtttacaaagtttaccagagtatgtaggaacatttaattagtaattcatcacttcctgtctccctggggtataaatatgacgtgacaccgaggccatttctcttatccactcttaaacatgggaaagacaaaggaacacagcatacaagtgaggcagatgtgcgtcgaccttcacaggtcaggcagaggctacaagaagattgccactcaactgcagctgcccatatccactgtgagaggaataattaagaagttcaaaacaactggaacagtggtaaacaagcctggacgaggagccaagtttattttgccaccacgcacagtgaggaggatggtaagagaaatcaaaagatctccaaagctcactgttacagaattacaacaaatggtagcatcctggggtcacaaagtctccaaatcaaccatcaggcgctgtctacacgccaacaagctgtttgggaggcatgcacggagaaaacctttcctcactcacaatcataaacgcaagcgtctggagttcgccaagcggtattggggcttcaactgggaccgtgtgctttggtcagatgagaccaagattgagctttttggcaacaaacactctaagtgggtctggcgtaccacgaaagatgcgcatgctgaaaagcacctcatacccactgtgaagtatgggggtgggtcagtgatgctgtggggctgtttcgcttccaaaggccctgggaaccttgttagggtgcatggcatcatgaatgctttgaaataccaggacattttaaatcaaaatctgttgccctctgcccgaaagctgaagctgggtcgtcactgggtctttcagcaagacaatgaccctaaacatatggccaaatctacacagaaatggttcaccagacacaaaatcaagctcctcccatggccatctcagtcccctgacctcaaccccattgagaacctgtggggtgagctgaagaggagagtacagaggagaggacccaggtctctggatgatttagagagattctgcaaagaggaatggctgaagatccctctttctgtcttttcccatcttgtgaaacattataggagaagattaggtgctgttttgttggcaaaagggggttgtacaaaatattaacaccaggggtgctaataattgtgacacacattatttgatgtcaaataattatttctttatgtgggattttttccccactgaataaatgcacttgtattgaaggttggatttttctctttttttccattaaggtcccatattatttagaaaaaaaataaaataattggaagctaaaaaacacatctcaaccaggggtgccaatacttatggagggcactgtatttgtgacattttgttttgatgacatATTACCCTGCCCTTGTCAGAGGTTTAGCATTAGGGTGACTCTTCTTGACATTCTTTCTGTTGGAAAAAGCACCCCACGCCTTAAATTAGTTGGAATCCACGAGGGTTGGGCATTTTGAAgaatatcattattttttttttattccttagGTTGCGATTCAGTTATACAATGATTTTAATTCTTCAGTTTGAGATTTTATTCAATTCAATGTGAATTTAAATGCTCGATCGATTAAgaagtaaaataaacatttaggcGGTAATTTAGACAATTTTGAAGCATTTTAAGTCACAGTTTTTAGCAATGAGATATCGAAATACAAACATTTGCACAAAGTGTATTTTTGCATAGGGTGTACAAAAGTACAAAAGATGAAATTTGTTTGTGTATCATACTGAAGAAGTAAAACCCATTGTCACTTATTTACCGGTATTTCCTCTTGGAAATTGAGAAACTATTCTCACAAGAATGACTTATTTGTGCATATGTCGTATGAAAGTAAAAAACATGGCGATAGCTCtggttttgaaaaaataaagtgcatgTAAACTTTACTCTCCAGGAATTGATAAGCAGGGTTCTACATTAACAGTGGCCCGATGGCGCTGAACCACTCTGCGACTGTGTTGGCCCACCTGAAGTTCACAGACGCTGCCCTGATCAGACAAGTCAAAAATGCAAAGAACTCAACATGTTCTTGCACTTATGTATTTAATATTGAATATCGTGAGTTTGAtcaatcattcatttttttaataccgAATGGCGAAAAATTTTTGCGGGTCAGGTTAAAACCTGAAGGGAATggcttcaataaaatacaaagttcagaaaatgtgaaatgctAAATATTCAGTTTGATTTAAtagtggggcggggggaaaaacgtgccaaaaaaagtAACACTGAAGTTATATTTCCGACGTGAAAGAGTGTAAAGGTGCTAAGTATGAAATCATCATTGAAACTTACCATTTTATATCATGAATGTGCAGGGCCATTGTTGGTTGTGGTGGAGCAACACAACTTGGCTCATCGCGACCCTGATAAGTGATAGGTAGAGGTCAGTCCCTCTGGAAGTCCAACCGTCACATGGAAGCGGCACTCTGTCTGCTGACTTCAACAACTCCAACACAGCTGTCTTCAACTCTGTGTACAGCTTTGGGACTGCAACCTCtggcatgtacagtattttcgtGTCGGTAATCCATACTGTGTGTGGGTCGAGTCCCTGTACAATCTTCTTAAATCGCTGCTTTTCCACGACAATGTACGTACGTCCCAATGTCCTTGTAGATCAATGCGGCTATTCAGAGGATTTGTTAAATCAATATTGAATCGGGATGCACTGATGAATCGATAATTGTTAGCAACCATCCATGAAAATGAAGTACAAGGCAGTCTCCTTACACTGAAAATACAGCTTTCAAACTCTTTAACACATCATCTTAGCGCGGAGAAAAAGGTCCACCTCAATAATCTCAGAAAACACTTAAAATTCAaagtttgtcccccccccttcccccacaaAACATTTGGTTTTAGACAGCAGGTATGTGTTGCGTTGACTGAACCAGTAGAAACTTGTGAAAGATGGCAAGATGTGTCCGTAGATGTTGATAGTAGCCTGTGTTGCTACTTGTCCTGCATAAAAGTCTCACCAGCAGTGTGTTGGCATTATTCTTCTATTTACCACACTAACAACCAAGCTGCTCAATGTAGATGTCAAATAAGCAGCCAAATAAGTTTTCATTTTGCCCTTGCTAGTGCTTCAGAGACAAGAGGGCTACCTCCAAAGTGGTGATGTCACGGGTTCCCACACCGCCTCCTCCTGGGGAGATGTCAAGTGGACCTGTGGCAGAGAGCTGGTGTTACACAGAGGTTGGAGCAATCAACACTTCACTTCTGTTATCGCCACAGAAGCCATGTCATCACTTATCGATAGCTTGTAACGCCATCTCAGATCATGTCGCTGTGGAATCTGTTACACTAAACAcacctcatatttctttatttggcgCCAAGGTCAAGGTCGTCAAATTTTCCTACATGTGGACCATAAACAACTTCAGCTTTTGCAGAGAAGAAATGGGGGAAGTGCTGAAGAGCTCAACTTTCTCCTCTGGCCCTAATGACAAGATGAAGTGGTCAGTGGCTCATTCTGATCAATTTcgtatatatatgtactgtaatgAGATGAACGTCATGATCCGTGAAAGAAAAAGCTTTTAAATAAAACGTGGGTTTACTGCACATATTAAACAGTCAAATCAAAACACAACCGTCTTAACATTAGTTGTGTTGATGTGTCTCTAGAATCTTGCCATATATGAATCGggcattttaaatgtttaataaaAGGTTAATAGGATAAAACAAACTGATGATGCAATTTCAGGAACAGACGAAAGAGTACATGAACTAATCCTACTCATGGAGGTGTCAAAAGCCGACTTTTTCATTGCTTGTGCAACTTTCACTGGAATTCAACCTGCCATATCCTCCATTGTCATCAGCATAACACAGGTTGACATTTATGCTGGTACATTATTTCCCTTCAATTTGGGCTGAAGTTCACCCTAGTTGCGTTGTAACAGTAGAAATGATTTTCTTAAAATCAGTGACACATAATAGTCTGGATATTGCACACAACACCAAATGCATCCTAAATAGTCAGCATGTCTTTATTACCTGCATGATAATTAGTCAGTTTGTCATAATCAGGAGGCTCATCCCTAAGCAGTTGTTTTTGACAAAAGTAGTTGGGAGCACTGTTTGAACTTTACTGATGGCTTTGGTTTTCCTCGACAGGTGTCTGCGAGTCAATCCAAAGGGACTTGATGATGAAAGCAAAGATTATCTGTCATTGTATTTACTTCTTGTTAGTTGTCCAAAAAGTGAAGTCAGAGCAAAATTCAAGTTTTCCTTGTTGAATGCTAAACGAGAGGAGACAAAAGCGATGGGTAAGCGCGCATGCCGAGGACATCATCACACGCATGTTCCACTGCAACTTGGAAACATTTGAAAGCCGCACTGTCTGAAAACAACATGCTTTCCTTTTTGTTGCAGAAAGCCAAAGAGCCTACAGGTTTGTCCAAGGCAAAGACTGGGGCTTTAAAAAGTTTATCAGGAGAGATTTCCTCCTGGATGAAGCCAATGGACTCCTGCCTGATGACAAGCTTACTCTTTTTTGTGAGGTAAATGTTCATCTTAAGCCGTTACAGCCACACTAATTGCACTGCAATTATGGAACGGGAAGCATCTTGCAGTGTGGTCACTGCTCGTGGTGGGAATCGGTATCCACCTCACCTTTCTATTACAATTCAGAGGGCATATTGCACACATACTGctcaaaaaataaagggaacactaaaataataataataaatccttTGCTCTTTACATAGTTGAATGTGCTGACAACAATAATCGCACATATTTTCAATGGATATCAAATATATTAACCCATAGAGGTCCGGATTTGGAGTCACACTCAAAATGAAATTAGAAAAACACACGACAGTCTGATCCAACTTTGATGTAATGTCctgaaaacaagtcaaaacgAGTCTCAGTAGTGTGTATGGCTTCCATGTGCCTCTTTGACCTCTCGACAACGCCTGGGTATGGTCCTGATGAGGTTGCAGATGGTCTCCTGAGGGATCTCCTCCCAGACCTAGACTAAAGCATCCGCCAACTCCCGAACAGTTTGTGATGCAATGTGGCGTTGGTGGATGGAGTGAGACATCATGTCCCAAATGTGCTCAATTGGATTCAGGTCTGGGGAACGGGCTGGCCAGTCCACAGCATCAATGCCTTCGTCTTGCAGGAACTGTTGACACATTCCAGCCATGTCAGGGTCTAGCATCATCTGGCACCTGTCATGCTGGAGGATCTTGCAGGCAACAGATCATTCTCCATGGTGTCTCCAGACTCTGTCACATGTACTCGGTGTGAACCTGCTTTCAACTGTGAAGAGCACGGGGCACTAGTGGCGAATTTGCCACTCTTGGTATTCACTGGCAAATGACAATTGTCCTGCACGGTGTTGGGCTGTAAACACAACCACTGCCTGTGGACGTCGGGCCCTCATACCACCCTCATGAAGTCTGTTTCTGACCGTTTGAGCAGACACATGCACATTTGTGGCCTGCTGGAGGTCATTTTGCAGGGCTCCGGCAGTGCTGCTCCTGTTTCTCCTTGCACAAAGGCGGAGGTAGCCGTCTTGCTGCTGGGTTGTTGCCCTCCTACTATATCCTCCATGTCTCCTGATATACTGGCCTGTCTCCTGATAGCGCCTCCATGCTCTACACGACACTGACAGACACAGCAAACCTTTTTTTGCCACAGCTCGCATTGATGTGCCGTCGTGGATGAGTTGTAGACTCTGTCTCGCGCTACCACTAGAGTGAAAGCACTGCCAGCATTACAAAGCGACCAAAACAACAACCAGAAAGCTAAGAGACTGATGAGCGGTCTGTGGTCACCACCTGCGGAACCGCTCCTTTCTTGGGGGTGACTTGCCAACTGCCTATAATTTCCACCGGTTGTCTATTCCATTGGCACAACATGTGAAACTGATTGTCAATCAGCGTTGCTTCCTTTATGGACAATTTGATTTCACAGAAGTGTGATTGATTTGGAGTAGCATTGTGTTGTTTTAAGTGTTCCCTTTGTTTTTTGAGCAGTCATATAAATAGAATGGAACCTCAGTTGTCAAGATGAATCTGTTCAACAAAACTGCTGCTGCCAGAAAAAACACCTTTCGAAAATTACAGTTTCCATTGGTgacattctaaaaaaaagtctgctttaTGTCGGAGTGCTGTTGAATTGCAGTATTCTGTGCCAAGGTGCTTGTTTGCTCTTCACAAGACGCATACGCGTATCTGCCTCCACTTATTTGGATGTTTGTTGTCTATGACTGTACTATAAATGTCGCTGGGCGATAATTCATTATCAATACGTATCGCGATAGACACTGATTTAAGATTAATTGAAAATATCTTCAATAAAATGTttagtggaaaaacaaaaatcagggaGGAAACCCCAACTGGCATTCCGTGTACCGTCGGCGGAGGCTGCAATATAATGTTAGATTTAAGCTACAATTACAAGCACGTAAGAGGAAATTTATAGCACACTAGCAGTTTATAcgtatttacacacacaaacagtataGCAATACCGACCATTATGAATGACTTATGTCATGATACACTTTTCAGCCACATTGCTCAGCCCCAATGTGTTGTCTTCTGAGCAGGTCAGTGTTGTCCAAGATTCTGTGAACATTTCTGGCCAGTCCAACATGAACATGCTGAAGGTACCTGACTGTCAGCTGTCTGATGACCTGGGCAATCTGTGGGAGTGTTCACGCTTCACAGACTGCAGCCTGTATGTGGGAGGGCAAGAGTTCAAAGCCCACAAATCCATCCTGGCAGGTATGAAGGACTCCAGTTGTCCTAAACCATTTTATTCGAATGCGCctgttttgaagtaaccatcaGGGATTGTGGGTTTTAAGCTGTGTAATTGCAGTACCTTAACACAAAGCCGCTTCCTCCATGCAAATCCATGAGGGGAGGTATCTTGCGTTCCAAATGTCAGTCTGAGGGCATTCAACAATTGCCCATGACAGAGAAGTGCTGAAAATGGCCTTTGTGAGACATGTCATGCCTCTTCTGAATGGCCTCCCTCACAGAGCTGTAAGCACCTTGAAAGGCTACCAAGGGTCTGTACCGCCTGGCAGGTTTGAAGCAGCCTGCATCTGCAAAAGGTGCTAATCCACCTGACTACCCCGATTGACCCGAGTAACTGTGATGCAGGAGACCGAAAGCCTCGCTGACTATTCCAGCCTCTCTCTGTCCATTCGACATGGTGGCAACAGCTTctttggtcagatgaggggggggggaaagtggaCGACACAGCACTAACTCTGATTGAACACATTGACAAGTGCTGTTCAcagataaagtttttttttgagtttgactgCTGTTATATTTATCACTCTTGGATCTGTTTTTTTCACAGCAAGGTCACCCGTCTTCAATGCGATGTTTGAGCATGAAATGGAAGAGAGTAAAAAGGTACAAAGTGACTCATTACTCTATTTCgaagtttatttttatgttatcttctttaaaaaacacagTTTTCCTCTCTCCAGAATCGTGTCGATATCAGCGACGTGGACCCCGACGTCTTCAAGGAAATGATGGGCTTCATCTACACAGGGAAGGCCCCTAACCTGGAGAAGATGGCAGACAACCTGCTGGCAGCCGCAGACAAAGTGAGCACAAAAGCATTTTGCAAGGCAGAAACCGTCATGtctgtgttatttttattctatttcATTTTGGTTTACTCTTGTTTATGAATCTCATTACCTGCAGTTTCCAACAAGAATAGTGGTGCGCGTGATTTCTCAAACCTTGCCCAGACACTACCACCTCATAAAATATTTAGTTCTTAATGTACCTCCTTCTTGACaacttacaagggtcgcgggcattctggagcctatcccagctgtcttcaggcagcaggtTGGGCACAaagtgaactggttgccagttcgCACATGAAGATAAGTGTTGTGGCAACCCCTaacaggacaaaaaaacaacaacaaagagtcATCTCCCATCGTTCTCCATTGGCCACCGTATGCAATTCTAAAGCTTCATGGTGGCCATATCTCCAATGTAGCACATTTGGaccatatgtacagtattgctTTTTGA
This window contains:
- the spopla gene encoding speckle-type POZ protein-like A isoform X1, whose translation is MSRVPTPPPPGEMSSGPVAESWCYTEVKVVKFSYMWTINNFSFCREEMGEVLKSSTFSSGPNDKMKWCLRVNPKGLDDESKDYLSLYLLLVSCPKSEVRAKFKFSLLNAKREETKAMESQRAYRFVQGKDWGFKKFIRRDFLLDEANGLLPDDKLTLFCEVSVVQDSVNISGQSNMNMLKVPDCQLSDDLGNLWECSRFTDCSLYVGGQEFKAHKSILAARSPVFNAMFEHEMEESKKNRVDISDVDPDVFKEMMGFIYTGKAPNLEKMADNLLAAADKYALERLKVMCEEALCNSLSVENVADTLILADLHSAEQLKAQAIDFINRCSVLRQLGCKDGKNWNSNHATDIMETAGWKSMIQSHPHLVAEAFRALASAQCPPFGPPRKRLKQS
- the spopla gene encoding speckle-type POZ protein-like A isoform X2 produces the protein MSRVPTPPPPGEMSSGPVAESWCYTEVKVVKFSYMWTINNFSFCREEMGEVLKSSTFSSGPNDKMKWCLRVNPKGLDDESKDYLSLYLLLVSCPKSEVRAKFKFSLLNAKREETKAMESQRAYRFVQGKDWGFKKFIRRDFLLDEANGLLPDDKLTLFCEVSVVQDSVNISGQSNMNMLKVPDCQLSDDLGNLWECSRFTDCSLYVGGQEFKAHKSILAARSPVFNAMFEHEMEESKKNRVDISDVDPDVFKEMMGFIYTGKAPNLEKMADNLLAAADKYALERLKVMCEEALCNSLSVENVADTLILADLHSAEQLKAQAIDFINRCSVLRQLGCKDGKNWNSKYVIS